A window from Spinacia oleracea cultivar Varoflay unplaced genomic scaffold, BTI_SOV_V1 SOVchr0_081, whole genome shotgun sequence encodes these proteins:
- the LOC130465176 gene encoding LOW QUALITY PROTEIN: probable E3 ubiquitin ligase complex SCF subunit sconB (The sequence of the model RefSeq protein was modified relative to this genomic sequence to represent the inferred CDS: inserted 2 bases in 1 codon), with amino-acid sequence MKPKFGDNVSGRVRTTIKSVPQNVKKFCIKSSYGKPALIGGLFTSSCAHDMQCISFVFVFVFFVFVLAGAGAGIWRAWCLTVHSISHDCGAIALNYETGLSFLKGSTNGLFIACFVSLALLVGLPRYGVYVAFSPVSDNVATASADRTAKLWNTDGTLLRTFEGHLDRLARIXPSIHLRSILALEGHIKPVYGVDFSPNGYHLATGSEDNTCRIWDLRKKKSLYIIPAHSKLISQVKFEPQEGYYLVTASYDTTVKVWSSRDFKLIRTLSGHEARVTPLDVIGGLHSEECAYTSEEIDVVREQPAKCFTRKYLLLA; translated from the exons ATGAAACCAAAGTTTGGGGATAATGTATCCGGACGTGTTCGTACAACAATCAAGTCAGTACCTCAGAATGTAAAAAAGTTCTGTATAAAGTCCTCATATGGGAAACCAGCT CTGATTGGTGGTTTGTTTACTTCTTCATGTGCACACGATATGCAGTGTATTTCCTTTGTTTTTGTCTttgtcttttttgtttttgttctggCCGGGGCCGGGGCGGGG ATATGGAGAGCATGGTGCTTAACTGTGCATTCAATTAGCCATGATTGCGGGGCCATTGCCCTAAATTATGAGACTGGTTTGTCATTTTTGAAGGGGAGTACTAATGGTCTGTTTATTGCTTGTTTTGTTTCTTTAGCTCTGTTAGTGGGGTTGCCAAGATATGGAGTATATGTTGCATTTTCTCCTGTAAGTGACAATGTAGCAACTGCCTCAGCTGATCGTACTGCAAAGTTGTGGAACACAGATGGCACTTTATTGAGAACATTTGAAGGTCATTTAGACCGCCTAGCTCGTAT GCCTTCCATCCATCTGAGAAGTATTCTTGCTTTGGAAGGCCACATCAAACCT GTTTATGGAGTTGATTTCTCTCCTAATGGCTATCATTTGGCCACTGGTTCTGAGGATAACACTTGTCGGATTTGGGACTTGAGAAAGAAAAAGTCATTGTACATAATTCCTGCCCATTCAAAGCTTATTTCACAGGTCAAATTTGAGCCTCAGGAGGGATATTATTTGGTCACTGCTTCATATGATACAACTGTTAAG GTATGGTCATCTCGAGACTTCAAGCTTATCAGGACATTGTCAGGACATGAAGCAAGAGTTACACCCTTAGATGTCATAGGAG gtctacactccgaggaatgcgcctatactagtgaggaaattgatgtggttcgtgagcaaccGGCTAAGTGTTTTACCCGCAAGTATTTACTATTGGcttga